The region GGGCCTTCTGAACGTCGGGCACGCGAATCGCCAGGTGGTGGATGCCCTCGCCTTTCTTTTCGATGAACTTCCCCACGGGGCTGTCGTCAGCCGTGGGCTCCAGCAGTTCGACCTCCGTGTCCTTCACGGGAAGAAACGCCGTTTTGACCTTTTGCTCGGCCACCTCTTCAACCCCCGTGCATTTGATCCCCAGCGTGGACTCCCAGAACTTCAGGGCGCTGTCCAGATTTTTCACCGCAACTCCGATATGATCGATCACCGTTGGATTCATGATTTTTCTCCTTTTCTCCGGTTATATGCACTGCCCGACTATTGTACGTTCAACACGCCCAATCCCGCAAGGCGAAAACTGTCAATGGATACGATACAATATTCAGGAGTGAAAAAAGAAGGCTCGAAAAATCTCGTGTTTTGTCCGGTCCTCTGCGGTAAAATTTTCGGCGGGACAATGAAAGACAAAGATGAAAGACGAAGATGAAGAACGAAGAAGGAGCACTTCTATTAAGTCTGTTAAGGGGGAATTATTTATGCCGTTGCTCACCTGTAAACTTTGTGGCAAACTGTTTACGTCCGCCGGAGGGCGCACCTGCCCCGCCTGCCTGGATCGTCTCGACGAACTTTATCCCAGGCTGCGCGAATTTCTGAGAGACAACCCCAAAGTCGGGTTCAACGTGGAGACGCTTTCCAGCACGCTGGGCGCGGATATTCGCGACGTCCAGGCGCTGGTGGATATGGGCTATCTGGATCGCAATCTGGACAAGGACGCCCACTCCGCGGAGAAGGAACGTGAAAAGCTGGCGAAGGAATTCGAACAGTCTCTGAAGGATCTCAAAGACACAACCGCTCATCACCATGGAGCGCAGCATACCGCATCCTACGGCCAGCAGCGGTACGGA is a window of Synergistaceae bacterium DNA encoding:
- the mce gene encoding methylmalonyl-CoA epimerase, which codes for MNPTVIDHIGVAVKNLDSALKFWESTLGIKCTGVEEVAEQKVKTAFLPVKDTEVELLEPTADDSPVGKFIEKKGEGIHHLAIRVPDVQKALDELKAKGIRLIDEKPRRGAGGAKIAFIHPSATGGILLEISER